A region from the Melanotaenia boesemani isolate fMelBoe1 chromosome 11, fMelBoe1.pri, whole genome shotgun sequence genome encodes:
- the LOC121649016 gene encoding arrestin domain-containing protein 3-like: MENNVKKFSVEYNPINRSNVFSSGDYISGQITLELAKECKIQSLCVKLKGKAKVLWTENYGKTVVVYQKKEKYFSIEQFVLQGEKGTNVIGQGYHTYPFTFQIPTPQQILVDKKMKLFTLGEITMDVNIPQTGFHQGEGIKVVAYIQNKSSREIKPKYYLYQKNSYFAKGKRKVETKDILKEVGEVIPSHAGHTVTRIITIPPTTCMSILNCNIIKAEYKLRVYLDVKYAADPEVKFNIAILPTLEGSDEEQPPPYNGSEAFMAGESSFLQNPTNYDSSAPPSYMS; this comes from the exons ATGGAAAACAATGTGAAAAAGTTTTCAGTGGAATATAATCCCATTAACAGAAGTAATGTTTTCAGCAGTGGTGATTATATCAGTGGGCAAATTACACTGGAACTGGCAAAAGAGTGCAAAATACAATCACTCTGTGTAAAGCTGAAGGGAAAAGCTAAAGTCTTATGGACTGAGAATTATGGAAAAACTGTTGTAGTATACCAAAAAAAGGAGAAGTACTTCAGTATTGAACAATTTGTCCTCCAAGGAGAAAAGG GGACGAATGTTATTGGTCAGGGCTACCATACCTATCCATTCACCTTTCAGATCCCA ACTCCTCAGCAGATTCTTGTTGATAAGAAGATGAAGCTCTTCACTTTGGGAGAAATAACCATGGATGTAAATATTCCACAAACAGGCTTCCACCAAG GTGAAGGTATAAAGGTTGTGGCTTACATTCAGAACAAATCATCTCGTGAGATTAAGCCCAAGTACTATTTGTATCAGAAGAACAGCTACTTCGCCAAAGGGAAGAGGAAAGTAGAAACAAAAGATATTCTGAAAGAGGTGGGCGAAGTCATCCCATCCCATGCAGGTCATACTGTCACCAGGATCATCACCATCCCTCCCACCACATGCATGTCCATCTTAAACTGCAATATCATCAAAGCAGAGTACAAACTCAGG GTCTATCTTGATGTCAAGTATGCTGCTGACCCAGAAGTCAAGTTCAACATCGCAATCCTTCCCACTTTAGAGGGGTCTGATGAAGAGCAGCCACCGCCCTACAATGGATCTGAAGCTTTCATGGCTGGAGAGAGCAGCTTCCTACAAAACCCAACAAACTATgactcatctgctccaccaAGTTATATGTCATAA